The following are from one region of the Rosettibacter firmus genome:
- the der gene encoding ribosome biogenesis GTPase Der yields the protein MKEPVVVIVGRPNVGKSTLFNRLTKTKKSIVDDVAGVTRDRIYGDVEWNGRHFRLIDTGGFVPNSEDLFEAAIREQIKIALDESDVILFVVDGKSGLTPLDREIANLIRRSPKPYYLLVNKADAPEMESHKNDFYSLGIEKVFDISALNGRNLGDFLDDLLKHLPPPQEIEEPDYRLRLAIIGKPNVGKSSLVNALLGYDRTIVTDIPGTTRDSIDSVLKYYGQEIVLVDTAGLRRKSRIKENIEFFANVRTYRALWDCDVAILLLDAELGLEHQDQKIIQEAVRRRKGLIIAINKWDLIEKDTNTAKRYEDAIRAKMKTVDYAPIITISALTKQRIFKLIDLALKIHEERKKKIPTSQLNEVLLPEIQNTPPPATPTGKEIKIKYITQVGKHYPIFLFFANQHKYIPESYKRFLERLIRQHFGFEGVPITISFKEK from the coding sequence ATGAAAGAGCCAGTTGTAGTTATTGTAGGAAGACCTAATGTAGGTAAATCGACTTTGTTTAATAGATTGACTAAAACAAAAAAGTCGATTGTTGATGACGTTGCAGGTGTGACTCGTGATAGAATTTATGGCGATGTTGAATGGAATGGTAGACATTTTAGATTGATTGATACAGGAGGTTTTGTACCAAATTCAGAGGATTTGTTTGAAGCCGCAATTCGTGAACAAATTAAAATTGCACTCGATGAATCTGATGTAATTTTATTTGTTGTTGATGGAAAAAGTGGGCTAACACCACTTGATAGAGAGATTGCTAATTTAATTCGTCGATCTCCAAAGCCATATTACTTGCTGGTAAATAAAGCAGATGCTCCAGAAATGGAATCGCATAAAAATGATTTTTATTCACTGGGTATTGAAAAAGTTTTTGATATATCTGCTTTGAATGGTAGAAATCTTGGAGATTTTTTAGATGATTTATTAAAACATTTACCTCCACCTCAAGAAATAGAAGAACCAGATTATAGATTGCGTCTTGCAATTATTGGTAAACCAAATGTAGGAAAATCTTCTTTAGTAAATGCTTTGCTTGGTTATGATAGAACTATTGTTACAGATATTCCTGGAACTACAAGAGATAGCATCGATTCTGTCTTAAAATATTATGGTCAGGAAATTGTGCTGGTTGATACTGCAGGTTTGAGAAGAAAATCAAGAATCAAAGAAAATATAGAATTTTTTGCAAATGTTAGAACTTATCGTGCTCTATGGGATTGTGATGTTGCTATTTTACTTTTAGATGCTGAACTCGGTCTTGAGCATCAAGACCAAAAGATTATTCAAGAAGCTGTTAGAAGAAGAAAAGGTTTAATAATTGCGATAAATAAATGGGATTTAATCGAAAAAGATACTAATACTGCAAAAAGATACGAAGATGCAATTCGTGCAAAAATGAAAACTGTTGACTATGCTCCAATAATAACAATCTCTGCTTTAACAAAACAAAGAATTTTTAAATTGATTGACCTCGCATTAAAAATTCATGAAGAAAGAAAAAAGAAAATACCTACAAGTCAATTAAATGAAGTATTACTTCCAGAAATTCAAAACACTCCTCCTCCTGCAACTCCTACAGGTAAAGAAATAAAGATAAAATACATTACTCAAGTGGGAAAACATTATCCAATATTTTTATTCTTTGCAAATCAGCACAAATATATTCCTGAATCTTATAAAAGATTTCTTGAAAGATTGATTCGTCAACATTTCGGCTTCGAAGGAGTACCAATAACAATTTCATTCAAAGAAAAATAA
- a CDS encoding TolB family protein yields the protein MKKFLYTILFIPILIYAQFNEYEPEYEWLTIKGEHVFVHYHPEAERTAKTVLKIAEEVWEPITSLYEYEPEPVHFVIKDIDDYSNGATYFFDNKIEIWASALDFDLRGTHNWLRNVISHEFTHMVQIQSAMKLGRKIPAIYFQFMNYEKKRRPDILYGFPNFIASYPIATVNVPAWFAEGTAQYMRKEFGYDDWDTHRDMILRCYALDNKLLTWNQMGVFDKTSLGNESVYNSGFALVRYISQKYGEDKIQKISRLLGKLSNFTIDAAIKDVLGITGEDLYNEWTEFIKKDYRDRIADVINNKIEGEIITPVGFGNFYPVFIDNTKIAYISNKENDYFGLSSIYLLDLKTKKEKLLVPQVRSTISKIPGENKLVYAKLSDDNPRWNNIHDLYVYDMNTGKSKRLTFGLRANNPSVSPDGEKIVFLFQRDGTTNIGIVNIDGKGFKQLTLFNSGEQVYNPKFSPDGSFIVFGYSLKNTREIAKVNIDGSDFSILIHNGYDNRDAVFDNEGNLIFSSDETGIFNLYKMNLSTKEIHRITNVVGGAFQPAIDNSGNIVYSGYTSDGFKIFYLSKEDQKKVDESKKYVWRNNPPLSKDQPKGDLDKDKIYHLINYDDTKLLNAESKKYSGYFSRVSIIPFIRYDNYTTSNNAIDRIKPGIYIASSDYLNRFSFFAGGAINKLFERDLFLSFEYRDKLPILFKLGLRPEAGVELYSVSRKANTLIIFDSLDASYNTRTDVTYNLFESDFFLRHKIITEGNNLEFRFIFSSYTATLSSFIFPNSTLLYPTTNDTYFIGKDFQVKYVHEAIKPTIDSDINPVGRKIELKYDYEFNRYNPDGKYNVEDGILKPVYDNFNFHRIELNWKEYIEILKDHTLTAQLRAGTILGPTVPDFFDFYLGGLIGMKSYPFYSISGNELGWINLTYRFPLFKNIDKRIGHLYIDKIYMSVYGDLGNAWNGKIPSIKNFKKGAGIELRIKMNSFYLFPTSLFFNAAYSFDKYSRKILGENVTYGKEWNFYGGILFDFNF from the coding sequence ATGAAAAAATTTTTATACACAATACTTTTTATACCTATTCTTATTTATGCACAATTTAATGAATACGAACCGGAATATGAATGGTTAACAATTAAAGGTGAGCATGTATTTGTACATTATCATCCAGAAGCAGAAAGAACAGCAAAAACTGTTTTAAAAATTGCAGAAGAAGTATGGGAACCAATTACTTCTCTTTATGAATATGAACCAGAACCAGTTCATTTTGTAATTAAAGATATAGATGATTATTCGAATGGAGCTACATATTTCTTTGATAATAAAATTGAAATATGGGCTTCTGCACTCGATTTTGATTTAAGAGGCACTCATAACTGGCTTCGAAATGTAATATCTCATGAGTTTACTCATATGGTACAAATACAATCAGCAATGAAATTAGGTAGAAAAATTCCTGCAATTTATTTTCAATTTATGAATTATGAGAAAAAAAGAAGGCCTGATATACTCTATGGATTTCCTAATTTTATTGCTTCGTATCCAATTGCTACAGTAAATGTACCGGCCTGGTTTGCAGAAGGAACTGCACAATATATGAGAAAAGAATTTGGTTATGATGACTGGGATACTCATCGCGATATGATTTTGAGATGTTATGCACTCGATAATAAGTTGCTAACCTGGAACCAAATGGGAGTTTTTGATAAAACAAGTTTAGGAAACGAATCAGTCTATAATTCTGGATTTGCACTTGTACGTTATATCTCACAAAAATATGGTGAAGACAAAATTCAAAAAATTTCTCGTCTTCTTGGTAAACTTTCTAACTTTACTATTGATGCTGCAATTAAAGATGTTTTAGGTATTACTGGCGAAGATTTGTATAATGAATGGACAGAATTTATTAAAAAAGATTATCGTGATAGAATAGCAGATGTAATTAATAATAAAATTGAAGGAGAAATTATTACTCCTGTTGGTTTCGGTAATTTTTATCCTGTTTTTATTGATAATACTAAAATTGCATACATATCAAACAAAGAAAACGACTACTTTGGCCTCTCCTCAATTTATTTGCTTGATCTGAAAACAAAAAAAGAAAAATTACTTGTGCCTCAGGTTCGTTCTACTATATCTAAAATTCCTGGTGAGAATAAATTAGTATATGCAAAGTTGAGTGACGATAATCCAAGATGGAATAATATTCATGATTTATATGTCTATGATATGAATACTGGTAAAAGTAAAAGACTTACTTTTGGATTAAGAGCAAACAATCCCAGTGTTTCTCCTGATGGGGAAAAAATTGTTTTCTTATTTCAAAGAGATGGAACAACCAATATAGGTATTGTTAATATTGATGGGAAAGGTTTTAAACAACTCACATTGTTTAATAGTGGCGAACAGGTTTATAATCCAAAATTTTCTCCAGATGGTAGTTTTATCGTTTTTGGCTATTCATTAAAAAACACAAGAGAAATTGCAAAAGTTAATATTGATGGATCTGATTTTTCGATATTAATTCACAATGGTTACGATAATCGAGATGCTGTATTTGATAACGAAGGGAATTTAATATTTTCATCTGATGAAACTGGAATCTTTAACTTATACAAAATGAATTTGTCTACAAAAGAAATTCATCGAATTACTAATGTTGTAGGTGGAGCTTTTCAACCAGCAATAGATAACTCAGGAAATATTGTTTATTCAGGTTATACATCTGATGGATTTAAGATTTTTTATTTATCAAAAGAAGATCAGAAAAAAGTTGATGAATCAAAAAAATATGTCTGGAGAAATAATCCTCCTCTTTCCAAAGATCAACCAAAAGGTGATTTAGATAAAGATAAAATTTATCATCTAATAAACTATGATGATACAAAATTATTGAATGCAGAATCAAAAAAATATTCAGGTTATTTTTCTCGTGTTAGTATAATTCCATTTATTCGTTATGATAATTATACAACATCAAATAATGCAATTGATAGAATTAAACCTGGCATTTACATAGCATCGAGTGATTACTTAAATAGATTCAGCTTTTTTGCAGGGGGAGCAATAAACAAACTTTTTGAGCGAGATTTATTTTTATCTTTTGAGTATAGAGATAAACTACCAATCCTTTTTAAGTTAGGTTTAAGACCAGAAGCTGGCGTTGAACTTTATAGCGTAAGTAGAAAAGCTAATACTTTGATAATCTTTGATTCGCTCGATGCTTCTTACAATACACGTACAGATGTAACTTATAATTTGTTTGAAAGTGATTTCTTTTTACGACATAAAATTATTACAGAAGGAAATAATCTTGAATTTAGATTTATATTTAGCAGCTATACTGCAACTCTTAGTAGTTTTATTTTTCCGAATTCTACATTGTTGTATCCAACAACAAATGATACTTATTTTATTGGAAAAGATTTTCAAGTCAAATATGTTCACGAAGCAATTAAACCTACAATTGATTCGGATATAAACCCTGTGGGTAGAAAAATTGAATTAAAATATGATTATGAATTTAATCGATATAATCCTGATGGTAAGTATAATGTTGAAGATGGGATTTTAAAACCAGTCTATGATAATTTTAATTTTCATCGAATCGAACTTAACTGGAAAGAATATATAGAAATATTAAAAGATCATACACTTACAGCACAATTGAGAGCTGGAACAATCTTGGGACCAACTGTTCCAGACTTTTTTGATTTTTATCTTGGTGGATTAATTGGAATGAAAAGTTATCCATTTTATTCGATTAGCGGGAATGAACTTGGATGGATTAATTTAACTTATCGATTCCCATTATTTAAAAATATCGATAAAAGAATTGGACACCTTTACATTGATAAAATTTATATGTCAGTATATGGAGATCTTGGGAATGCATGGAATGGTAAAATTCCTTCGATTAAAAATTTCAAGAAAGGAGCTGGTATAGAATTGAGAATAAAAATGAATTCATTTTATTTATTCCCGACAAGTTTATTCTTCAATGCTGCTTATTCATTTGATAAATATTCCAGGAAAATTTTAGGTGAAAATGTTACTTATGGTAAAGAATGGAATTTTTATGGTGGTATATTATTCGATTTTAATTTTTAA
- a CDS encoding T9SS type A sorting domain-containing protein translates to MKKIILFSFLIGLGSLSAQSFNLTTNNFSGKAKFLNSSDTLRILAVLVEFKEDNDPNTFGNGKFGSIYSKDYGDTILDPYPHDVRYFENHLEFAKNYFKKVSKGKLNISYTVLPEIVTVSQIMRNYSPPPNNLDDLSNLAKFAQEVWHKADSIYADFDFSKYDLFTIFHAGVGSAYYPNGRLGIERDLPSVYLSEEKLKSILGNNFNGFKTSNYLIKNTIILPTTESKEIESFGEKILFQMSINGLIVGNIASYLGLPDLFDTKTGVTAIDRFGLMDGNALFAFNGIFPPEPSAWEKIYLGWIQPVVIDKVDKKINLVAQLAAQLNDTTVVKIPINSTEYYLIENRQRDVNKDGVNVTYKIGNTIHTFHVDKDKPRFNFSNVDTLAGVVVDVDEFDWALPGNGIVIWHIDEKIINEKISINQINADIKNRGVDVEEADGIQDIGEHFTSILGDFYGIGSEEDFWFAGNKAKLYKNKFGPDTKPDTKSNSGAHSLITIENFSASDNKMSFEIKFGDNFVKPVYSNFIDLSNIKALSVPAGNYNYYYILNGNDLIVFTRNGELLNKYDNFSQKSIASINYNGYDYIFGSSGNKLNYLIKNLTDEFFKSIDLSIEITSPILISIEDNQPVAYAGTSNGSILKIYIQSLQSDKEIKYEVINIADEEILQISKPLINNKNYFSLITSSAFYDSDNFKLVLPYKPLRIALLNDQTNSTITNIVLSEQNHFYVINNGIVSKEFTINSEKQINSFSLFGNSQNGEGTILITNGNRIEAYNLNGVLLDNYPITEPNGEDFLFVPLTTDLNSDGIIDIVTVSKKGNLYVFNSETGKVIDPFPISIGSEIVATPVIFDFLPLSMSPISLQSIILIDKKKYMIQWIIGLANSLKSKSWNSEFSNSTNNSSMEYSKINSNDNRFFPEEKVYNWPNPVYNDETFIRFYVLENSEFKVRIFDLAGDLVDELSGFANGGYDNEIKWNVKNVSSGIYYANIEVKSSSGKFASRVIKIAVVK, encoded by the coding sequence ATGAAAAAAATAATTTTATTTTCTTTTTTAATAGGATTGGGCAGCTTATCTGCCCAATCTTTTAATCTTACGACAAATAATTTTTCTGGTAAAGCAAAGTTTCTTAATTCATCGGATACATTGAGAATTCTTGCAGTTCTTGTTGAGTTCAAAGAAGATAATGATCCAAATACTTTTGGTAACGGAAAATTTGGTTCAATTTATTCAAAGGATTATGGTGATACAATCTTAGATCCATATCCACACGATGTAAGATATTTTGAAAATCATCTCGAGTTTGCCAAGAATTATTTTAAAAAAGTTTCTAAGGGCAAATTAAATATTTCATATACTGTATTACCTGAAATAGTTACTGTTTCTCAAATTATGAGAAATTATTCTCCACCACCAAATAACTTAGATGATTTATCGAATCTTGCAAAATTTGCTCAGGAAGTCTGGCATAAAGCTGATTCTATTTATGCAGATTTTGATTTTTCAAAGTATGATCTATTTACAATCTTTCACGCTGGTGTAGGAAGTGCATATTATCCCAATGGAAGATTGGGAATTGAAAGAGATTTGCCTTCTGTTTATTTGAGCGAAGAAAAATTAAAATCAATTCTGGGAAATAATTTTAATGGATTTAAAACCAGTAATTATTTAATTAAAAACACAATTATACTTCCTACAACAGAATCAAAAGAAATAGAATCATTCGGAGAAAAGATTTTATTTCAAATGTCGATTAATGGTTTAATAGTTGGTAACATTGCAAGTTATTTAGGATTACCAGATTTATTTGATACAAAAACTGGTGTTACTGCTATTGATAGATTTGGTTTAATGGATGGGAATGCTTTATTTGCATTCAATGGAATTTTTCCACCTGAACCTTCTGCTTGGGAAAAAATTTATCTTGGCTGGATACAACCTGTTGTAATTGATAAAGTTGATAAAAAAATAAATTTAGTTGCTCAACTGGCTGCTCAACTAAACGATACAACTGTTGTTAAAATCCCTATAAATTCTACTGAATATTATTTAATAGAAAATAGACAGCGTGATGTAAATAAAGATGGTGTGAATGTAACTTATAAAATTGGAAATACTATTCACACATTTCATGTTGATAAAGATAAACCAAGATTTAATTTTAGTAACGTTGACACATTGGCTGGTGTAGTTGTGGATGTTGACGAATTTGACTGGGCTTTGCCTGGTAATGGGATCGTGATATGGCATATCGATGAAAAAATAATTAATGAAAAAATTTCTATAAATCAAATTAATGCTGATATTAAAAACAGAGGTGTAGATGTAGAAGAAGCTGATGGAATTCAAGATATTGGTGAACATTTTACTTCGATTCTTGGAGATTTTTATGGAATTGGTAGTGAAGAAGATTTCTGGTTTGCGGGCAATAAAGCAAAATTATATAAAAACAAATTTGGACCTGATACAAAACCAGATACAAAATCAAACAGTGGAGCTCACAGTTTAATTACTATCGAAAATTTTTCTGCTTCCGATAACAAAATGTCTTTTGAAATTAAATTTGGAGATAATTTTGTAAAGCCCGTGTATTCTAATTTTATTGATTTATCTAACATAAAGGCTTTAAGCGTTCCAGCTGGAAATTATAATTACTATTATATTCTAAATGGAAATGATTTAATTGTATTTACTCGAAATGGGGAACTTTTAAATAAATATGATAATTTCAGTCAGAAAAGTATTGCATCAATCAATTATAATGGATACGATTATATCTTTGGTTCATCTGGGAATAAATTAAATTATTTGATAAAAAATCTTACGGACGAATTTTTTAAAAGTATTGACTTATCGATTGAAATAACCTCTCCAATTTTAATTTCAATTGAAGATAATCAACCTGTTGCATATGCAGGTACTTCTAATGGTTCGATATTAAAAATTTATATCCAATCATTGCAAAGTGATAAAGAAATAAAATATGAAGTTATTAATATCGCAGATGAAGAAATTCTTCAAATCAGTAAACCATTGATTAATAATAAAAATTATTTTTCATTAATTACCAGTTCAGCTTTTTATGATTCAGATAATTTTAAATTAGTGTTGCCATATAAACCATTGAGAATAGCACTACTTAATGACCAGACAAATTCAACTATTACGAATATTGTTTTATCAGAACAGAATCATTTTTATGTAATTAATAATGGAATTGTTAGTAAGGAATTTACCATTAATTCAGAAAAACAAATTAATTCTTTTTCATTGTTTGGAAATTCACAAAATGGAGAAGGGACAATATTAATTACTAATGGTAATCGAATAGAAGCATACAATCTAAATGGAGTACTATTAGATAATTATCCTATTACCGAGCCGAATGGAGAAGATTTTTTATTTGTACCATTAACTACAGATTTAAATAGCGATGGAATTATTGATATTGTTACTGTTTCAAAAAAGGGAAATCTTTATGTCTTTAATTCTGAGACTGGAAAAGTTATTGATCCTTTTCCCATTTCTATAGGTAGTGAAATAGTTGCTACACCAGTGATATTTGATTTTTTACCTCTCTCAATGTCACCAATATCATTACAATCAATTATTTTAATTGATAAAAAAAAATATATGATTCAATGGATAATAGGATTGGCTAATAGTTTAAAATCTAAAAGCTGGAATAGTGAATTCTCAAATTCAACTAACAATTCATCTATGGAGTATTCAAAAATTAATTCGAACGATAATAGATTTTTCCCGGAAGAAAAAGTTTATAACTGGCCAAATCCAGTTTATAACGATGAAACATTTATTCGTTTTTATGTTTTAGAAAATTCAGAATTTAAGGTAAGGATATTTGATTTAGCAGGAGATTTAGTTGATGAACTGAGTGGTTTTGCAAATGGTGGTTATGATAACGAAATTAAATGGAATGTTAAAAATGTATCGAGTGGTATTTATTATGCAAACATTGAAGTCAAATCGTCTTCAGGAAAATTTGCAAGTAGAGTTATAAAAATCGCAGTGGTCAAATAA
- the porV gene encoding type IX secretion system outer membrane channel protein PorV, whose product MKRILMLMISLLMIWSYGNIKAQGEAALPFLLIAPDSRAGGIGESGTGLADNSAAIFWNPAGIAFLTGAEVSFTHSNWLPEFHLDLFYDYATFRKYIEDISGSITASITYMNYGEFVRTLSNSPEPVGTFRSYDAALTVGYATKLSNDWGLGLNFRLIHSRLADKPTEAEQGKGVATTVSFDIGTMWRPEHLNLPFIGDMGNRFSLGINLSNIGPKIYYIDQAQADPIPTNFRLGLATRLFQDDFNSLTLTLDFSKLLVDKGQAFRGQVDTTNTVKKKRKDFYEAIFTAWADQSLGEEIRDINTSAGLEYWYGQPGDFMFALRAGFFYEDPAFGNRKFVTLGAGIRYDLYGFDFSYLTTDVFKNGENHPLNNTLRFTLLIGWGAVPQKQLGFPRGI is encoded by the coding sequence ATGAAAAGAATATTGATGTTGATGATATCGTTATTAATGATTTGGAGTTATGGAAACATCAAAGCACAAGGTGAAGCTGCTTTACCATTTTTATTGATTGCACCAGATTCAAGAGCAGGTGGAATTGGTGAATCAGGGACAGGTTTAGCTGATAATTCTGCTGCAATCTTCTGGAATCCTGCAGGAATTGCTTTCTTAACAGGAGCTGAAGTTAGTTTTACTCATAGCAATTGGTTACCAGAATTTCATCTTGATTTATTTTATGACTATGCTACTTTTCGTAAATATATCGAAGATATAAGTGGTAGCATTACTGCAAGTATTACTTATATGAACTATGGAGAATTTGTTCGTACACTTTCAAATTCACCTGAGCCTGTAGGTACTTTTAGATCTTATGATGCAGCTTTGACTGTAGGTTATGCTACAAAATTAAGTAATGATTGGGGTTTGGGTTTAAATTTTAGATTAATTCATAGCCGCCTTGCAGATAAACCAACAGAAGCCGAACAGGGGAAAGGTGTTGCTACTACTGTTAGTTTTGATATTGGAACTATGTGGCGTCCCGAACATCTTAACTTACCTTTTATAGGTGATATGGGAAATCGTTTTAGTCTTGGTATAAATCTCAGTAATATTGGTCCAAAAATTTATTATATAGATCAAGCTCAAGCAGATCCTATTCCAACTAACTTTCGACTTGGATTGGCAACAAGGTTATTCCAGGATGATTTTAATTCATTAACTCTTACTCTTGATTTTAGTAAGTTGCTTGTTGATAAAGGTCAAGCTTTCAGAGGTCAGGTTGATACTACAAATACTGTTAAGAAAAAGAGAAAAGATTTTTACGAAGCAATATTTACTGCCTGGGCAGATCAATCATTAGGTGAAGAAATTCGTGATATCAACACATCTGCTGGATTAGAATACTGGTATGGTCAGCCTGGTGATTTTATGTTTGCTTTACGTGCTGGATTTTTCTATGAAGATCCAGCTTTTGGAAATAGAAAGTTTGTAACTCTTGGTGCGGGTATTCGATATGATCTTTATGGCTTTGATTTTAGTTATTTAACAACCGATGTATTTAAGAATGGTGAAAATCATCCACTCAATAATACCTTGAGATTTACTTTATTAATTGGCTGGGGTGCTGTCCCACAAAAACAATTAGGATTTCCTCGAGGAATTTAA